In the genome of Capra hircus breed San Clemente chromosome 5, ASM170441v1, whole genome shotgun sequence, one region contains:
- the UBE2N gene encoding ubiquitin-conjugating enzyme E2 N translates to MAGLPRRIIKETQRLLAEPVPGIKAEPDESNARYFHVVIAGPQDSPFEGGTFKLELFLPEEYPMAAPKVRFMTKIYHPNVDKLGRICLDILKDKWSPALQIRTVLLSIQALLSAPNPDDPLANDVAEQWKTNEAQAIETARAWTRLYAMNNI, encoded by the exons GAAACCCAGCGTTTGCTGGCAGAACCAGTTCCCGGCATTAAAGCAGAACCAGATGAGAGCAACGCCCGTTATTTTCATGTGGTCATTGCCGGCCCTCAGGATTCCCCCTTTGAGGGAGGGACTTTTAAACTTGAACTATTCCTTCCAGAAGAATACCCAATGGCAGCCCCTAAAGTACGTTTCATGACCAAAATTTATCATCCTAATGTAGACAAGTTGGGAAGAATATGTTTAGATATTTTGAAAG ATAAGTGGTCCCCAGCTCTGCAGATCCGCACAGTTCTGCTATCGATCCAGGCGTTGTTAAGTGCTCCCAATCCAGACGATCCATTAGCAAATGACGTAGCGGAGCAGTGGAAGACCAATGAAGCCCAAGCCATAGAAACAG CTAGAGCATGGACTAGGCTATATGCCATGAATAATATTTAA